The Drosophila innubila isolate TH190305 chromosome 3R unlocalized genomic scaffold, UK_Dinn_1.0 2_E_3R, whole genome shotgun sequence genome has a segment encoding these proteins:
- the LOC117790200 gene encoding phosphatidylinositol-binding clathrin assembly protein LAP isoform X6, with protein MTMAGQTINDRLLAARHSLAGQGLAKSVCKATTEECIGPKKKHLDYLVHCTNEPNVSIPHLANLLIERSQNANWVVVYKSLITTHHLMAYGNERFMQYLASSNSTFNLSSFLDKGTVQDGGMGVPGGRMGYDMSPFIRRYAKYLNEKSLSYRAMAFDFCKVKRGKEEGSLRSMNADKLLKTLPVLQAQLDGLLEFDCQSNDLTNGVINMSFMLLFRDLIRLFACYNDGIINLLEKYFDMNKKQARDALDLYKKFLVRMDRVGEFLKVAENVGIDKGDIPDLTKAPSSLLDALEQHLATLEGRKVSAANTPTQSASYQRTNVKSAVSALSSTSSAFGTAAASSKFDTTNGIDEQLKAQVLAEEEAAMNQYKSKVSSPTSSGAAGASAALTNPFLSSPPASQAGQPIVDLFGAASAQPAAAAASASQALATKASDDLLQLGNPFADMFEASGNSGGNVAAAAGATGAALNANNLWMHNNGFNGASVSSAAATNAFVSDSNFTSVFGNTEPAGFDALGDVLKPATANSNSNQMNVVATGAVFQGYNSSSPGLTLQQQSSLQHQSHQQQQLQQQQQYQLHQQQQQQTAGTGKIITGDLDSSLMSLVDNLNINKTASAKPVQWNSPKNTAKPGANWTPQPMAATTGAGYRPMAHGMTVSPAPITINHPYIHASYPVMPNYVQGMPVMGQQQPNMMPQPAPLTGGQPTMMGAPHNNAVSATGIMQPTQATMNGGNKTVPMDPFGAL; from the exons ATGACTATGGCTGGGCAAACAATCAACGACAGGCTGCTGGCTGCCCGTCACAGCCTTGCTGGCCAAGGACTGGCAAAGTCTGTGTGCAAGGCCACAACGGAGGAATGCATTGGGCCGAAGAAGAAGCATTTGGATT ATTTGGTGCATTGCACAAACGAACCGAATGTCTCGATTCCACATTTGGCCAATCTACTTATCGAGCGTTCACAGAATGCTAATTGGGTGGTCGTCTATAAATCGCTGATAACAACACATCATTTGATGGCCTATGGCAATGAg CGTTTCATGCAATATCTCGCTTCGAGCAATTCAACATTCAATCTCAGCTCCTTTTTGGACAAAGGAACTGTGCAAG ATGGTGGCATGGGAGTTCCAGGTGGCAGAATGG GTTATGATATGTCACCCTTTATCCGACGTTATGCCAAGTATTTGAATGAAAAGTCGCTCTCCTATCGCGCCATGGCTTTCGATTTTTGCAAAGTAAAGCGCGG GAAGGAGGAGGGATCGTTGCGCAGCATGAACGCGGACAAACTCTTAAAGACGCTGCCAGTTTTGCAGGCACAATTGGATGGGTTACTAGAGTTCGATTGTCAGTCCAATGATTTGACTAATG GTGTCATCAACATGAGCTTTATGTTGCTGTTTCGTGATTTGATTCGATTGTTTGCTTGCTATAATGATGGAATTATCAATTTGCTTGAGAAATACTTTGATATGAATAAAAAGCAGGCACGCGATGCTTTGGATTTATACAAGAAGTTCTTGGTCCGCATGGATCGTGTTGGTGAATTCCTGAAGGTCGCAGAG AACGTGGGCATTGATAAGGGTGACATTCCCGATTTGACGAAAGCGCCCAGTTCTTTGCTGGATGCCTTGGAGCAACATTTGGCTACGTTGGAGGGACGTAAGGTGTCGGCTGCCAATACGCCCACACAATCGGCGag CTATCAACGCACGAATGTAAAATCTGCTGTCTCTGCACTCTCTTCAACTAGCTCGGCATTTGGCACCGCAGCTGCTTCAAGTAAATTTGATACCACCAATGGCATTGATGAGCAGCTGAAAGCTCAGGTGCTGGCCGAGGAGGAGGCCGCCATGAATCAGTACAAA TCCAAGGTATCGTCGCCCACCAGTAGCGGTGCTGCTGGCGCTAGCGCTGCACTAACAAATCCATTCCTATCGTCACCGCCAGCCTCACAGGCTGGTCAGCCGATAGTTGATCTGTTTGGTGCCGCGTCGGCACAgcccgctgctgctgcagcatcGGCGTCACAAGCGCTGGCCACAAAGGCATCCGATGATTTGCTGCAGTTGGGTAATCCATTTGCTGACATGTTTGAGGCCAGTGGCAACAGCGGCGGCaatgttgcagctgccgcaGGAGCAACAGGTGCTGCATTAAATGCCAATAATTTGTGGATGCATAATAACG gtTTCAATGGCGCTTCAGTTTCCTCCGCTGCCGCAACAAATGCCTTCGTTTCCGATAGTAATTTCACGTCTGTTTTTGGTAATACGGAACCTGCAG GCTTCGATGCTTTGGGTGATGTTCTCAAACCGGCCACAgccaatagcaacagcaatcaAATGAATGTTGTCGCCACAGGTGCCGTCTTCCAGGGCTACAATAGCAGCAGTCCAGGGCTGACACTGCAGCAACAAAGCTCACTACAACATCAatcacatcagcaacagcagctgcagcaacaacaacagtatcaattgcatcagcaacaacaacagcaaacagctGGAACTGGAAAGATAATAACCGGCGATCTGGATAGTTCACTAATGTCACTagttgataatttaaatataaataaaacggCAAGTGCAAA ACCCGTGCAATGGAATTCACCTAAAAATACAGCGAAACCAGGTGCTAATTGGACACCACAACCAATGGCGGCTACAACTGGTGCTGGCTATCGTCCAATG GCACATGGCATGACAGTAAGTCCTGCGCCAATCACAATCAATCATCCGTATATACATGCTAGTTATCCTGTTATGCCAAATTATGTGCAG GGCATGCCAGTGATGGGGCAGCAGCAACCGAATATGATGCCACAGCCAGCCCCTTTGACTGGGGGGCAACCGACGATGATGGGCGCGCCGCACAATAATGCGGTCTCGGCGACGGGCATCATGCAACCCACGCAAGCCACGATGAATGGAGGCAATAAAACCGTTCCAATGGATCCATTTGGAGCGTTATAA
- the LOC117790200 gene encoding phosphatidylinositol-binding clathrin assembly protein LAP isoform X9 gives MTMAGQTINDRLLAARHSLAGQGLAKSVCKATTEECIGPKKKHLDYLVHCTNEPNVSIPHLANLLIERSQNANWVVVYKSLITTHHLMAYGNERFMQYLASSNSTFNLSSFLDKGTVQDGGMGVPGGRMGYDMSPFIRRYAKYLNEKSLSYRAMAFDFCKVKRGKEEGSLRSMNADKLLKTLPVLQAQLDGLLEFDCQSNDLTNGVINMSFMLLFRDLIRLFACYNDGIINLLEKYFDMNKKQARDALDLYKKFLVRMDRVGEFLKVAENVGIDKGDIPDLTKAPSSLLDALEQHLATLEGRKVSAANTPTQSASYQRTNVKSAVSALSSTSSAFGTAAASSKFDTTNGIDEQLKAQVLAEEEAAMNQYKSKVSSPTSSGAAGASAALTNPFLSSPPASQAGQPIVDLFGAASAQPAAAAASASQALATKASDDLLQLGNPFADMFEASGNSGGNVAAAAGATGAALNANNLWMHNNGFNGASVSSAAATNAFVSDSNFTSVFGNTEPAGAVFQGYNSSSPGLTLQQQSSLQHQSHQQQQLQQQQQYQLHQQQQQQTAGTGKIITGDLDSSLMSLVDNLNINKTASAKPVQWNSPKNTAKPGANWTPQPMAATTGAGYRPMAHGMTVSPAPITINHPYIHASYPVMPNYVQGMPVMGQQQPNMMPQPAPLTGGQPTMMGAPHNNAVSATGIMQPTQATMNGGNKTVPMDPFGAL, from the exons ATGACTATGGCTGGGCAAACAATCAACGACAGGCTGCTGGCTGCCCGTCACAGCCTTGCTGGCCAAGGACTGGCAAAGTCTGTGTGCAAGGCCACAACGGAGGAATGCATTGGGCCGAAGAAGAAGCATTTGGATT ATTTGGTGCATTGCACAAACGAACCGAATGTCTCGATTCCACATTTGGCCAATCTACTTATCGAGCGTTCACAGAATGCTAATTGGGTGGTCGTCTATAAATCGCTGATAACAACACATCATTTGATGGCCTATGGCAATGAg CGTTTCATGCAATATCTCGCTTCGAGCAATTCAACATTCAATCTCAGCTCCTTTTTGGACAAAGGAACTGTGCAAG ATGGTGGCATGGGAGTTCCAGGTGGCAGAATGG GTTATGATATGTCACCCTTTATCCGACGTTATGCCAAGTATTTGAATGAAAAGTCGCTCTCCTATCGCGCCATGGCTTTCGATTTTTGCAAAGTAAAGCGCGG GAAGGAGGAGGGATCGTTGCGCAGCATGAACGCGGACAAACTCTTAAAGACGCTGCCAGTTTTGCAGGCACAATTGGATGGGTTACTAGAGTTCGATTGTCAGTCCAATGATTTGACTAATG GTGTCATCAACATGAGCTTTATGTTGCTGTTTCGTGATTTGATTCGATTGTTTGCTTGCTATAATGATGGAATTATCAATTTGCTTGAGAAATACTTTGATATGAATAAAAAGCAGGCACGCGATGCTTTGGATTTATACAAGAAGTTCTTGGTCCGCATGGATCGTGTTGGTGAATTCCTGAAGGTCGCAGAG AACGTGGGCATTGATAAGGGTGACATTCCCGATTTGACGAAAGCGCCCAGTTCTTTGCTGGATGCCTTGGAGCAACATTTGGCTACGTTGGAGGGACGTAAGGTGTCGGCTGCCAATACGCCCACACAATCGGCGag CTATCAACGCACGAATGTAAAATCTGCTGTCTCTGCACTCTCTTCAACTAGCTCGGCATTTGGCACCGCAGCTGCTTCAAGTAAATTTGATACCACCAATGGCATTGATGAGCAGCTGAAAGCTCAGGTGCTGGCCGAGGAGGAGGCCGCCATGAATCAGTACAAA TCCAAGGTATCGTCGCCCACCAGTAGCGGTGCTGCTGGCGCTAGCGCTGCACTAACAAATCCATTCCTATCGTCACCGCCAGCCTCACAGGCTGGTCAGCCGATAGTTGATCTGTTTGGTGCCGCGTCGGCACAgcccgctgctgctgcagcatcGGCGTCACAAGCGCTGGCCACAAAGGCATCCGATGATTTGCTGCAGTTGGGTAATCCATTTGCTGACATGTTTGAGGCCAGTGGCAACAGCGGCGGCaatgttgcagctgccgcaGGAGCAACAGGTGCTGCATTAAATGCCAATAATTTGTGGATGCATAATAACG gtTTCAATGGCGCTTCAGTTTCCTCCGCTGCCGCAACAAATGCCTTCGTTTCCGATAGTAATTTCACGTCTGTTTTTGGTAATACGGAACCTGCAG GTGCCGTCTTCCAGGGCTACAATAGCAGCAGTCCAGGGCTGACACTGCAGCAACAAAGCTCACTACAACATCAatcacatcagcaacagcagctgcagcaacaacaacagtatcaattgcatcagcaacaacaacagcaaacagctGGAACTGGAAAGATAATAACCGGCGATCTGGATAGTTCACTAATGTCACTagttgataatttaaatataaataaaacggCAAGTGCAAA ACCCGTGCAATGGAATTCACCTAAAAATACAGCGAAACCAGGTGCTAATTGGACACCACAACCAATGGCGGCTACAACTGGTGCTGGCTATCGTCCAATG GCACATGGCATGACAGTAAGTCCTGCGCCAATCACAATCAATCATCCGTATATACATGCTAGTTATCCTGTTATGCCAAATTATGTGCAG GGCATGCCAGTGATGGGGCAGCAGCAACCGAATATGATGCCACAGCCAGCCCCTTTGACTGGGGGGCAACCGACGATGATGGGCGCGCCGCACAATAATGCGGTCTCGGCGACGGGCATCATGCAACCCACGCAAGCCACGATGAATGGAGGCAATAAAACCGTTCCAATGGATCCATTTGGAGCGTTATAA
- the LOC117790200 gene encoding phosphatidylinositol-binding clathrin assembly protein LAP isoform X4: MTMAGQTINDRLLAARHSLAGQGLAKSVCKATTEECIGPKKKHLDYLVHCTNEPNVSIPHLANLLIERSQNANWVVVYKSLITTHHLMAYGNERFMQYLASSNSTFNLSSFLDKGTVQDGGMGVPGGRMGYDMSPFIRRYAKYLNEKSLSYRAMAFDFCKVKRGKEEGSLRSMNADKLLKTLPVLQAQLDGLLEFDCQSNDLTNGVINMSFMLLFRDLIRLFACYNDGIINLLEKYFDMNKKQARDALDLYKKFLVRMDRVGEFLKVAENVGIDKGDIPDLTKAPSSLLDALEQHLATLEGRKVSAANTPTQSASYQRTNVKSAVSALSSTSSAFGTAAASSKFDTTNGIDEQLKAQVLAEEEAAMNQYKSKVSSPTSSGAAGASAALTNPFLSSPPASQAGQPIVDLFGAASAQPAAAAASASQALATKASDDLLQLGNPFADMFEASGNSGGNVAAAAGATGAALNANNLWMHNNGFNGASVSSAAATNAFVSDSNFTSVFGNTEPAASLSSSLPNPFFDDMQPRGVAFDTFVDQQQHQPQAAMFYMQQQQHQQLQQQQDNLAILPQFPTGAVFQGYNSSSPGLTLQQQSSLQHQSHQQQQLQQQQQYQLHQQQQQQTAGTGKIITGDLDSSLMSLVDNLNINKTASAKPVQWNSPKNTAKPGANWTPQPMAATTGAGYRPMAHGMTVSPAPITINHPYIHASYPVMPNYVQGMPVMGQQQPNMMPQPAPLTGGQPTMMGAPHNNAVSATGIMQPTQATMNGGNKTVPMDPFGAL; encoded by the exons ATGACTATGGCTGGGCAAACAATCAACGACAGGCTGCTGGCTGCCCGTCACAGCCTTGCTGGCCAAGGACTGGCAAAGTCTGTGTGCAAGGCCACAACGGAGGAATGCATTGGGCCGAAGAAGAAGCATTTGGATT ATTTGGTGCATTGCACAAACGAACCGAATGTCTCGATTCCACATTTGGCCAATCTACTTATCGAGCGTTCACAGAATGCTAATTGGGTGGTCGTCTATAAATCGCTGATAACAACACATCATTTGATGGCCTATGGCAATGAg CGTTTCATGCAATATCTCGCTTCGAGCAATTCAACATTCAATCTCAGCTCCTTTTTGGACAAAGGAACTGTGCAAG ATGGTGGCATGGGAGTTCCAGGTGGCAGAATGG GTTATGATATGTCACCCTTTATCCGACGTTATGCCAAGTATTTGAATGAAAAGTCGCTCTCCTATCGCGCCATGGCTTTCGATTTTTGCAAAGTAAAGCGCGG GAAGGAGGAGGGATCGTTGCGCAGCATGAACGCGGACAAACTCTTAAAGACGCTGCCAGTTTTGCAGGCACAATTGGATGGGTTACTAGAGTTCGATTGTCAGTCCAATGATTTGACTAATG GTGTCATCAACATGAGCTTTATGTTGCTGTTTCGTGATTTGATTCGATTGTTTGCTTGCTATAATGATGGAATTATCAATTTGCTTGAGAAATACTTTGATATGAATAAAAAGCAGGCACGCGATGCTTTGGATTTATACAAGAAGTTCTTGGTCCGCATGGATCGTGTTGGTGAATTCCTGAAGGTCGCAGAG AACGTGGGCATTGATAAGGGTGACATTCCCGATTTGACGAAAGCGCCCAGTTCTTTGCTGGATGCCTTGGAGCAACATTTGGCTACGTTGGAGGGACGTAAGGTGTCGGCTGCCAATACGCCCACACAATCGGCGag CTATCAACGCACGAATGTAAAATCTGCTGTCTCTGCACTCTCTTCAACTAGCTCGGCATTTGGCACCGCAGCTGCTTCAAGTAAATTTGATACCACCAATGGCATTGATGAGCAGCTGAAAGCTCAGGTGCTGGCCGAGGAGGAGGCCGCCATGAATCAGTACAAA TCCAAGGTATCGTCGCCCACCAGTAGCGGTGCTGCTGGCGCTAGCGCTGCACTAACAAATCCATTCCTATCGTCACCGCCAGCCTCACAGGCTGGTCAGCCGATAGTTGATCTGTTTGGTGCCGCGTCGGCACAgcccgctgctgctgcagcatcGGCGTCACAAGCGCTGGCCACAAAGGCATCCGATGATTTGCTGCAGTTGGGTAATCCATTTGCTGACATGTTTGAGGCCAGTGGCAACAGCGGCGGCaatgttgcagctgccgcaGGAGCAACAGGTGCTGCATTAAATGCCAATAATTTGTGGATGCATAATAACG gtTTCAATGGCGCTTCAGTTTCCTCCGCTGCCGCAACAAATGCCTTCGTTTCCGATAGTAATTTCACGTCTGTTTTTGGTAATACGGAACCTGCAG cgTCCTTGTCGTCGTCATTGCCAAATCCCTTTTTCGATGATATGCAACCCAGGGGCGTTGCCTTTGATACTTTTGTGgaccagcagcagcatcaacctCAAGCAGCGATGTTTtatatgcaacaacaacagcatcagcagctgcaacaacaacaagataaTTTGGCGATATTACCACAATTTCCTACAG GTGCCGTCTTCCAGGGCTACAATAGCAGCAGTCCAGGGCTGACACTGCAGCAACAAAGCTCACTACAACATCAatcacatcagcaacagcagctgcagcaacaacaacagtatcaattgcatcagcaacaacaacagcaaacagctGGAACTGGAAAGATAATAACCGGCGATCTGGATAGTTCACTAATGTCACTagttgataatttaaatataaataaaacggCAAGTGCAAA ACCCGTGCAATGGAATTCACCTAAAAATACAGCGAAACCAGGTGCTAATTGGACACCACAACCAATGGCGGCTACAACTGGTGCTGGCTATCGTCCAATG GCACATGGCATGACAGTAAGTCCTGCGCCAATCACAATCAATCATCCGTATATACATGCTAGTTATCCTGTTATGCCAAATTATGTGCAG GGCATGCCAGTGATGGGGCAGCAGCAACCGAATATGATGCCACAGCCAGCCCCTTTGACTGGGGGGCAACCGACGATGATGGGCGCGCCGCACAATAATGCGGTCTCGGCGACGGGCATCATGCAACCCACGCAAGCCACGATGAATGGAGGCAATAAAACCGTTCCAATGGATCCATTTGGAGCGTTATAA
- the LOC117790200 gene encoding phosphatidylinositol-binding clathrin assembly protein LAP isoform X10, whose amino-acid sequence MTMAGQTINDRLLAARHSLAGQGLAKSVCKATTEECIGPKKKHLDYLVHCTNEPNVSIPHLANLLIERSQNANWVVVYKSLITTHHLMAYGNERFMQYLASSNSTFNLSSFLDKGTVQDGGMGVPGGRMGYDMSPFIRRYAKYLNEKSLSYRAMAFDFCKVKRGKEEGSLRSMNADKLLKTLPVLQAQLDGLLEFDCQSNDLTNGVINMSFMLLFRDLIRLFACYNDGIINLLEKYFDMNKKQARDALDLYKKFLVRMDRVGEFLKVAENVGIDKGDIPDLTKAPSSLLDALEQHLATLEGRKVSAANTPTQSASYQRTNVKSAVSALSSTSSAFGTAAASSKFDTTNGIDEQLKAQVLAEEEAAMNQYKSKVSSPTSSGAAGASAALTNPFLSSPPASQAGQPIVDLFGAASAQPAAAAASASQALATKASDDLLQLGNPFADMFEASGNSGGNVAAAAGATGFNGASVSSAAATNAFVSDSNFTSVFGNTEPAGAVFQGYNSSSPGLTLQQQSSLQHQSHQQQQLQQQQQYQLHQQQQQQTAGTGKIITGDLDSSLMSLVDNLNINKTASAKPVQWNSPKNTAKPGANWTPQPMAATTGAGYRPMAHGMTVSPAPITINHPYIHASYPVMPNYVQGMPVMGQQQPNMMPQPAPLTGGQPTMMGAPHNNAVSATGIMQPTQATMNGGNKTVPMDPFGAL is encoded by the exons ATGACTATGGCTGGGCAAACAATCAACGACAGGCTGCTGGCTGCCCGTCACAGCCTTGCTGGCCAAGGACTGGCAAAGTCTGTGTGCAAGGCCACAACGGAGGAATGCATTGGGCCGAAGAAGAAGCATTTGGATT ATTTGGTGCATTGCACAAACGAACCGAATGTCTCGATTCCACATTTGGCCAATCTACTTATCGAGCGTTCACAGAATGCTAATTGGGTGGTCGTCTATAAATCGCTGATAACAACACATCATTTGATGGCCTATGGCAATGAg CGTTTCATGCAATATCTCGCTTCGAGCAATTCAACATTCAATCTCAGCTCCTTTTTGGACAAAGGAACTGTGCAAG ATGGTGGCATGGGAGTTCCAGGTGGCAGAATGG GTTATGATATGTCACCCTTTATCCGACGTTATGCCAAGTATTTGAATGAAAAGTCGCTCTCCTATCGCGCCATGGCTTTCGATTTTTGCAAAGTAAAGCGCGG GAAGGAGGAGGGATCGTTGCGCAGCATGAACGCGGACAAACTCTTAAAGACGCTGCCAGTTTTGCAGGCACAATTGGATGGGTTACTAGAGTTCGATTGTCAGTCCAATGATTTGACTAATG GTGTCATCAACATGAGCTTTATGTTGCTGTTTCGTGATTTGATTCGATTGTTTGCTTGCTATAATGATGGAATTATCAATTTGCTTGAGAAATACTTTGATATGAATAAAAAGCAGGCACGCGATGCTTTGGATTTATACAAGAAGTTCTTGGTCCGCATGGATCGTGTTGGTGAATTCCTGAAGGTCGCAGAG AACGTGGGCATTGATAAGGGTGACATTCCCGATTTGACGAAAGCGCCCAGTTCTTTGCTGGATGCCTTGGAGCAACATTTGGCTACGTTGGAGGGACGTAAGGTGTCGGCTGCCAATACGCCCACACAATCGGCGag CTATCAACGCACGAATGTAAAATCTGCTGTCTCTGCACTCTCTTCAACTAGCTCGGCATTTGGCACCGCAGCTGCTTCAAGTAAATTTGATACCACCAATGGCATTGATGAGCAGCTGAAAGCTCAGGTGCTGGCCGAGGAGGAGGCCGCCATGAATCAGTACAAA TCCAAGGTATCGTCGCCCACCAGTAGCGGTGCTGCTGGCGCTAGCGCTGCACTAACAAATCCATTCCTATCGTCACCGCCAGCCTCACAGGCTGGTCAGCCGATAGTTGATCTGTTTGGTGCCGCGTCGGCACAgcccgctgctgctgcagcatcGGCGTCACAAGCGCTGGCCACAAAGGCATCCGATGATTTGCTGCAGTTGGGTAATCCATTTGCTGACATGTTTGAGGCCAGTGGCAACAGCGGCGGCaatgttgcagctgccgcaGGAGCAACAG gtTTCAATGGCGCTTCAGTTTCCTCCGCTGCCGCAACAAATGCCTTCGTTTCCGATAGTAATTTCACGTCTGTTTTTGGTAATACGGAACCTGCAG GTGCCGTCTTCCAGGGCTACAATAGCAGCAGTCCAGGGCTGACACTGCAGCAACAAAGCTCACTACAACATCAatcacatcagcaacagcagctgcagcaacaacaacagtatcaattgcatcagcaacaacaacagcaaacagctGGAACTGGAAAGATAATAACCGGCGATCTGGATAGTTCACTAATGTCACTagttgataatttaaatataaataaaacggCAAGTGCAAA ACCCGTGCAATGGAATTCACCTAAAAATACAGCGAAACCAGGTGCTAATTGGACACCACAACCAATGGCGGCTACAACTGGTGCTGGCTATCGTCCAATG GCACATGGCATGACAGTAAGTCCTGCGCCAATCACAATCAATCATCCGTATATACATGCTAGTTATCCTGTTATGCCAAATTATGTGCAG GGCATGCCAGTGATGGGGCAGCAGCAACCGAATATGATGCCACAGCCAGCCCCTTTGACTGGGGGGCAACCGACGATGATGGGCGCGCCGCACAATAATGCGGTCTCGGCGACGGGCATCATGCAACCCACGCAAGCCACGATGAATGGAGGCAATAAAACCGTTCCAATGGATCCATTTGGAGCGTTATAA